The Toxorhynchites rutilus septentrionalis strain SRP chromosome 3, ASM2978413v1, whole genome shotgun sequence genome includes a region encoding these proteins:
- the LOC129774394 gene encoding AN1-type zinc finger protein 6 — protein sequence MYVVPKPGNEKEEHIEFSGGSEVNPMPPMCRSGCGFYGNPAQDDLCSVCYKDSLRKKQQPPASTTPVFSNGPPTSSASASSTNIGAVITTQSFTSTVVTAATSISSATKNKDDEDFKGTESADEWEDICTEEDLPSEVENEGVPSSAASHSNDQPAAQPDSSEDDEAVEDNDDDDNSGGSKKRKIDEDNSGASSTNPAIGADCSNDKDGDKDSKKKKNRCVICRKKVGLTGFECRCGGLFCAVHRYSDKHDCSFDYRELGAAEIKRNNPVVVGEKINKI from the exons ATGTATGTCGTTCCAAAACCTGGCAACGAAAAAGAAGAGCATATCGAA TTCAGTGGTGGTAGCGAGGTGAATCCAATGCCGCCGATGTGTAGATCAGGTTGTGGGTTCTACGGCAATCCAGCACAAGACGATCTATGTTCAGTGTGCTACAAGGACTCGCTACGGAAGAAGCAGCAACCACCAGCCAGTACCACACCAGTATTTTCCAATGGGCCCCCGACTTCGTCTGCCTCCGCTTCCTCCACAAACATAGGGGCAGTTATCACGACGCAGAGCTTCACCAGCACAGTGGTCACCGCCGCCACCTCAATCTCATCGGCAACCAAAAATAAGGACGATGAAGATTTTAAAGGTACAGAAAGTGCTGATGAGTGGGAAGATATTTGCACGGAAGAAGATTTGCCCAGCGAAGTTGAGAATGAAGGTGTGCCGTCTTCAGCAGCTTCCCATTCGAACGATCAACCTGCAGCCCAACCAGATTCCTCCGAAGATGATGAAGCCGTTGAAgacaatgatgatgatgataatagtGGTGGatcgaaaaaaagaaaaatcgacGAAGATAACAGTGGTGCCTCCAGCACAAACCCCGCGATAGGCGCCGATTGCAGCAATGACAAGGATGGCGATAAGGAtagcaagaagaagaagaatcgaTGCGTAATCTGCCGcaaaaaagttggattgactGGCTTCGAGTGCCGATGTGGTGGTCTATTCTGCGCGGTACATCGATACAGCGATAAGCACGATTGCTCGTTCGATTATCGAGAGCTCGGGGCTGCGGAAATCAAACGTAATAACCCGGTTGTGGTTGGAgagaaaattaacaaaatttgA